One window of the Ictidomys tridecemlineatus isolate mIctTri1 chromosome 11, mIctTri1.hap1, whole genome shotgun sequence genome contains the following:
- the Loricrin gene encoding loricrin, with protein sequence MSHQKKQPTPFPPAGCVKISGGGGGGGGGGGSGGCGYYSGGGGGSSCGGGGGGGGGSSCGGGGSGGGSSCGGGGSGGSGGGIKYYGGGGGGSSCGGGGYSGGGGGSSCGGGGSGGGSSCGGGGSGGSGGGIKYYGGGGGGGSGCGGGSSGGGGGSSCGGGGSSGGCGGGSGGGIKYSGGGGSSGGGGGCYSSGGGGGSSCGGGSSGGGCYSGGGGGGGSGCGGGSSGGGGGGQYYQCQSYGGGSSGGSGCGGGSGGGGSGCGGGSSGGGGGCGGGSSGGGGSGQYYQCQSYGGGSSGGSGCGGGSSGGSGCGGGSSGGGGGGGCGGGSSGGGGGGYYSQQTTQVSCAPQHSHGGGCGGSSGGGGGSSCGGGSSGGGGGCFSSGGGGGCGGGSSGGGCGGGSSGGGGGSSCGGGSSGGGSGGGKGVPICHQTQQKQAPSWPCK encoded by the coding sequence ATGTCCCACCAGAAAAAGCAGCCCACCCCCTTCCCCCCAGCGGGTTGCGTGAAGATctctggcggcggcggcggcggcggaggcgGCGGTGGCAGCGGTGGCTGCGGCTACTatagcggcggcggcggcggctccagctgcggcgggggcggcggcggcggcggcggctccagCTGCGGTGGCGGTGGCTCTGGGGGCGGCTCCAGTTGCGGAGGCGGCGGCAGCGGAGGCTCCGGAGGAGGGATCAAGTACtacggcggcggcggcggcggctccagctgcggcggcggcggctaCTCCGGGGGCGGCGGCGGCTCCAGCTGCGGTGGCGGTGGCTCTGGGGGCGGCTCCagctgcggcggcggcggcagcggagGCTCCGGAGGAGGGATCAAGTACtacggcggcggcggcggcggcggctccggCTGCGGCGGCGGCTCCTCCGGGGGCGGCGGCGGCTCCAGCTGCGGCGGCGGCGGTAGCTCTGGAGGCTGCGGCGGCGGCTCGGGAGGAGGCATCAAGTACTCCGGGGGCGGAGGCTCCTCcgggggcggcggcggctgctactccagcggcggcggcggcggctctaGCTGCGGCGGCGGCTCCTCCGGCGGCGGCTGCTActcgggcggcggcggcggcggcggctccggCTGCGGCGGCGGCTCCTCCGGGGGCGGCGGCGGAGGCCAGTACTACCAGTGCCAGAGCTACGGCGGCGGCTCCAGCGGCGGCTCCGGCTGCGGCGGCGGCTCCGGCGGCGGCGGCTCCGGCTGCGGCGGCGGCTCctccggcggcggcggcggctgcggcggCGGCTCCTCCGGGGGCGGCGGCTCCGGCCAGTACTACCAGTGCCAGAGCTACGGCGGCGGCTCCAGCGGCGGCTCCGGGTGCGGCGGCGGCTCCAGCGGCGGCTCCGGCTGCGGCGGGGGCTCctccggcggcggcggcggcggcggctgcggcggGGGTTCctccggcggcggcggcggcggctacTACTCGCAGCAGACCACCCAGGTCTCGTGCGCCCCGCAGCACAGCCACGGCGGCGGCTGCGGCGGCTCCTCCGGGGGCGGCGGCGGCTCCAGCTGCGGTGGCGGCTCCTCcgggggcggcggcggctgcttctccagcggcggcggcggcggctgcggcggTGGTTCCTCCGGAGGCGGCTGCGGCGGTGGTTCCTCCGGAGGCGGCGGCGGCTCCAGCTGCGGCGGTGGCTCCTCCGGGGGTGGCTCTGGGGGCGGCAAGGGCGTCCCTATCTGCCACCAGACCCAGCAGAAGCAGGCGCCTTCCTGGCCGTGCAAATAA